The Pseudofrankia sp. DC12 region GTCGAGCGCTATCACGGCCGACTCTGCTCGGAACTTGACATGATCAGGAGCGGGCCGGTGCTTGCCGGCCCGCGCACGATCGAGCACATCCGTTCGCTGCTCGCGCTGATCGACCTCCACCAGCCCAACGAGTTCGACGTCTGCCTCGGTTGCGACCGGCTCTGGCCCTGCGCCTCCGTGGTCGCCGTCACGGGCCTGCCGCCCGAGCTTCCAGGGATCGACGACGAGGTTGCCCCGCCGCGGCCGCTGCCCGGCGCCACCCGCCGTGCCATCACCAACGCGATGTCGGGCGCGCATGCCATCCCCGGCGCGGCCGCCCAGCCGCGGACCGGCGCCCAGCCGATCCCGCACGCGCAGCCGGTAACGGGCCAGCAGCCGATCATGAACCCGGCCCGGCCCGGCGGCACGACGACCGGAGCGCACCCGGTCATGACGCCCGACGGCCGCATGATGCCGGGGAACCTGCCGGAGCCGCCGGGCCCGCGCCTCGCCGTCGCTCCGCCGCCGCCAGCCGTATCGCCACCGTCGTCCCAGCCACCGTCGTCCCAGCCACCGGCCGGGCCGCCGACGGTCGGCCGGCCGGTGCTCATCCCGGCGGCCAACCGCTCGGGCCCGCCGTCCACCCCGCCACCGACCAGTCCGCCACCGACCGGTCCGATGCCACACATTCCGCCGCCGGGCGAGAGCTACCCGGCGTTCCCGCCGCCCGTGACGACGAACAGCAACCCGGCGTTCCCGGCTCCGGGGACCACTGCCGCGAGCCTCGGCTTCCCGCCGCCCGGGATGACCGGGGGAAGCCCGATCCTGCCGCCGCCCCGCATGACGGGCGGCGTCCCGCTCGCACCGCCGGCGCGGTCCGAGGAAGACCCGTTCCTCAGCTCCGGCCCGCAGCAGGGCCGCAGCGCCGGCGGCCAGGGCTTCGGCCCGCCGGCCCGGCCCGCCACCCGGCAGCCCGGCCCGGCTCCGCAGCAGCAGCCGCGACACCAGCCTGGCGGGCCGCCTCGCCAGCCGGCACCCCAGTCAGGGCAGCTGGCTGGGCGCTACCCCGAGCAGGGCTCCCGCCCGGGGGGCCAGCGACCCGGCGGCCTCGGTCCAGGCGCACCGCCCAGCAGCCAGCCAGGCGGGCCCGGCGGGCAGTCGGGGCCGCCCAGCCAACAGCTGCCACCGGGACACCAGCTACCCGGCCAACAGCAGCTGCCCCCGAGCCAGTCGGGGCCGCGGCCGGCTGCGGCCCGCGGCGGCTACCCGGGCTCCCCGAACGGCCAGCCCGGTTTCCCGCCGGGAGGACAGCCGGGTCCGGCGCACCCGGGAACGGCGATGCCCGGCCAGGGCGGGCCCGGCGGGCAGCCTGGCCAGGGCCGCGGTCCCGCCGCATACCCGCCCCGACAGCCACCGGGGCCGACGGACGGGCGGCCGGGCCCCGGCTACCCCGGCGACCCGCAGGGCCGGCCGGCCGGCCCGCCACCGGCCGGGCAGCGGCCCGCCGGCCCGAACAACGGAGTCACGGACCAGTTCGGCGTGCTGGGCCTTGACGGGCTGCCGGGCTCGATCGACCCACGCCTGCGGCCCCACGCCGGTCCGCCGCGTGGCCAGAGCCGCTCGATCGCGGCGCCACCGCCGCCGCACCGCTCGATCCACAGCGACAGCGTCGACCCGGCCACGGGCCGCCCGCTCGACCCGATGGCACGCCGCCCCGGCCAGCCGCCGCTCACCGACGACATCACCCCGGAGTGGATGACCCGGCGCGACCCGATCCTGGACGGCATCGACGTGATCTAGGCGCCGCCCGAAGGTGGCGCCCCCACTCCGGCGGAGCCGGGCCACCCAGTGCGTCAACGGCCGGGCTCGACCCGGCCACCGGTTGCCAGGGGTTTGCGGCACAGGCAGCGGTGGCAGGCAACCAGCAGGAACACGTTCCGCGCCTGGCCTTCGGGCCCGGACCTGGCGCTCGGGTCCGGGTCGCGCGAGCCCTGCGGCTCGGGCCGCACGTCACGGTTGGGCATACGCGGCTGGGCTTCTACAGCCGGACCGGTTCGCAGCTGGAGGGTGGGGCGTGGCGGACGATCTGACCGCTCGGTTCGACCTGCTCGCGGACACGAGTGCCGCCGGCCAGGCGAGGCGACTCGTGTCCAACCTGCTGGCCGCCTGGAACCGCGCCGAGGACGCGGATGTGGCCCGGCTGCTGATCAGCGAGGTGGTCACCAACGCCGTCCGGTTCGCCGGGCGGCTCACCGCGCTGCAGCTGGCGCTCGTCGCGCACCCGGACCGCATCCGGTTCTTCGTCGGCGACGGAAGCCCGCTGCATCCTGTGCTGCGCACGGTGCACCCGTCCGACGAGTCGGGCCGCGGCATCCATCTGGTCGCGACGCTGGCGAGCGCCTGGGGCGTGGTGCACCCACCGGCGGAGGAGGGCCATGGCAACCAGGAAGGCCACGGCAAGCAGGTCTGGTTCGAGCTCTGTACGGGCGGCCCGACGGTCAGTCGCACCGGCGTGCCGGCCAGCCAGGAGGCCTGACCGGCGCCGCGCCGGAACGCGGCGCCTCGTCGTCGGCCAGGCCGGCCGGTCAGCCGTTCAGCGCCTGCTCGATGGTGGCGCGCAGCTCCGGGTCCGCCGGCTCGACCCCGGGACGGAACCGGCCCAGCACGCGACCGTCGGCGCCGACGACGAACTTCTCGAAGTTCCAGGTGATGTCACCCGCGGCTCCGGCCGAGTCCGCCGTCTCGGTCAGCACCTGGTAGATCGGGTGCCGGCCGGGCCCGTTCACCTCGACCTTCTCGGTCAGCGGGAAGGTCACGCCGTAGGCCGCCGAACAGAACTCGGCGATCTCGTCGGGCGTGCCCGACTCCTGGCCCATGAACTGGTTGCAGGGAAAGCCCAGCACCGTGAAGCCCCGGCCGGCGAGCTCCTCGTGCAGCGCCTCGAGACCTGTGTACTGCGGGGTGAGGCCACAGCGGCTCGCGACGTTGACGACGAGCGCGACCCGCCCGCCGGTCAGCCCGCCAAAGGTCGCCGGCTCGCCACCCAGAGTGCCGACCGCCAGATCCAGACTGTCGGACATCGAGCTTCCTCCCGTCGGGCTCCGGCGCCACATATCGTCATGACTGTCAGGCATGGGGCGATCCGGGCCACACCGTTACTTCTTCCGTCAGACCGCCAACGGACACCCGACAGCGGGGAGTTCCGTCGCACGGCACACCCACACTGACCGTTGTACCGCCCAGTCGTGGCCGGCACTTCGGAACCGTCACGACCGGTGACGCCGAAGCCGGACGCCCCGGCCGGTGGCGCCGGTCGCGTCGATGGCCGAACGCGCATGGCCGTGCGCACAATGATGACGGGCGGAGCGGGCAGTCCCGGACAGTAACCGATCGACTCCGCCCGAACCGTCCTGGCCCGAGGGGAGCCCCAGTCATCGAGACTCCGACGTTGTTGGCAGCGGACGCGACCGGAGCGACGACGCTCCCCACGTCACCGGCCGGGCTGCCACTGCTGGGTCGAGGCTCACGCGACGGCGGCGACGCGGCGCGCGACCGAGCACCAACCAGCCTGGGAGACCGCGCCCTCGCCGCGACCGAGCTGGACTTCGGCGCCCGCTCGGCGCTCCGGCCGCCCCGGCGGCGCACGGTCCTGCTCGCGGTGGTCCTCGGGGTGCCGCTCGCGGTGCTCGCGGTCCAGTTCCGCGCCGAGGTCGAGCACCAGCTGGCCGACATTCCGGCGCCGAGCTGGCCGTGGCTGCCGCTGTGCGGCCTCGGCACGGTCCTCTACTACGTCTCGAACGGGGTCGCGCTGCGCGCCGGCAGCGGGCTGCCGGTGGGCGTGCGGGTCGCGACGGGGGTGCAGTTCGCCGCCGCGGCGGCGAACCGCATCATCCCCGCGGGCCTCGGCGCGATCGCCATCAACCTGCGGTTCCTGGAGCGCCGTGGCCTCCCCCGCTCGGCGGGCGTCGCCACGATCGCCTCCATCCGGGTCGTCTGCGGCCTGGTGCACATCGCGGCGCTCGTCTGCGTCGCCGGGCTGCTCGGCGACTCGCGGATGACCGCCGCGCTGACCGGGCCGCTGCGCGACACGATGTCCAGCGTCGGCCTCGGGCCGGTGTGCATCGGGGTCGGCGCCGTCCTCGCCGTCCTCGTGGTGGTGCTGACCCGCCATCGGGTACGCGACCGGCTGCGTGGCCCGCTGGCGACGTTCCGGGCGCATCTGAGCGGGCTCGCCCACTCCCCCGGCCGGGCCGCGGCGCTCAGCGGCTCGCTGGCGGGGACGAAGGTCGCCCAGGTGATCGCGCTGACCGCCAGCGAGCGGGCGTTCGGCGGCAACGTCAGCGTGCTGTCGGTCGCGGCCGTCTACCTGGTCGGCTCGGCGGTGGCGGGCGCCGCCCCGACGGCCGGCAACGTCGGCGCGATCGAGCCTGCCCTCGCGATCGGCCTGACCGCCGCCGGTGGCCCCGCCGCCGCGATGGTCACCGCGGTCCTGGTCTTCCGGCTGATCACCTACTGGTTGCCGGTCGCGCCGGGGGTCATCGCGCTGACGGCGCTGCGCCGGCGCGGCGACCTATAGCGCGCGGGCGGCGGTGCCGGGCTGGACGGCGTCCAGCCCGGCGTCCGGCGCGGACGGGTGCAGGTTGAGCGAGCCGAGCACGCGGGTCTCCCGCTCGTGCCCGAGGATGGTCAGGCTCGCCGGCTCCACCAGGAACGACGCGCCCCGGGCCGCGTCCATCCCGAGCCAGCGGGCGACCAGCACCCGGGACATGTGCCCGTGGCCGACCAGCGCGACGTCGCCGTCACGCAGCAGCGGCAGCGCCCGGGCCAGTACCGCGTCGGCCCGGGCGGCGATGGCAGCGGCCGTCTCCCCGCCGGGCACCCGGCCGGTCCAGATGGTCCAGCCCGGCTGACTCTCGCGGATCCGGGGCGTCGTCAGGCCCTCCAGGTCGCCGTAGTCCCACTCGGCCAGGTCGGGCCAGACCTCGCGGGCGGCCACGTCAGCCGTCGGCGGGCGCACCCCGTCGACCCCGTCCTGGCCATGCCCCGCCCGCCCGCCGACGTGACCTGCCCACCCGCCGCCCATGGGCGCGGCGATCAGGCCGGCCAGGTCGGCGGTGCTGATCGCGCGAGTTCGGGGGCTGGTGGCGACAAGTGCGAACCGGAAGCCCCGCAGCGCCGGCAGCAGCGCGGCCGCGCGCCGTTCGCCGTCGGGGGTGAGCGGAATGTCGGTGCGGCCGGTATGGCGGCCCGACCTGCTCCACTCTGTCTCTCCGTGCCGGATCAGCACGATCCGGCCGGCGGGCACGCGGCCGTGGCTGTCAAGACTCACTCGGCGTCCCCAGGCTCACTAGGCGTCCAGGCTTCCCAGTCGGGAGAGTAGTCGCCGCTGCCTGGGCGGCGCTGGCCTCAGGCGCGGTGCCGGCGGCGGCGGCGCCTGGTGGTGCCCACCACCAGCAACATCGTCGCGCCGACGGCGAGCGCGACCCGGCCCCACCGGACAGTGCGGGACCCACCGGTAGAACCCTGCGCTCCGGACGGCCGGGCCGCGGCCAGGCCCGCACCCGCGGCAGGGGCGTCGGCCGCGAGCTCGAGCGGCCGGCCGTGGTGGCCGGCCCGGGCGCGCAGCTCGGCGAGCTTCGCGCGGGCCTGCTCGCCCGCGCGCTCGGCGACCCGGCGGGGGTGGACCAGCTCCGCGATCGCGTCGATGGTCTCCGCCAGCTCGGCGCGTGTCTCCTCGATCTGGCGCTGGATGGTCGCCGGGTCCTGCGGCACGGGTGCGACCTCTCGTCTCGCCAGCCACGGTCCGCGCGCACTCGGGACGCGCAACCCGGGCCAACGGTAGGTGGAGCGTTGACGGGTCCATCACCAAGAGTGCCAGAGGAGGCAACGGCTGACGAGCGGAAACGGAGGTCAGGCCGAAGGGTCACGCCCGGCCCGGCGCAGGGACGGCCGGGCCGCACCTCACGCCACCCCTCGCCGGTTGCGGTTACCGTAACAACGTCCCGTCACTACAGTTGGTCGATCAGTCACAGGCAACCGGCGCGCCAGAACCCTTCCGGAGACGTCCGCTCGTCTGCCCATGTTCTCAACGCGGAGGACCATGGTCACCACCTCGCCGGCCGACGTCGCCGTCCGTCGCGCGGCCCGCGTCCGCCCGCCGGCCGCGCGTACGGCGCCGGTCGCGGCGATCGCGCTGACCGCGCTGTTCGCGGCGGCGGCCTGCGCCGACCACACCCCCGGGATGAAGGCGGCGATCATCGACGACCGGCGTGGCGACGGGATGCACGGGATCAGCCCGACGACACGCGTGCCGATGCCGCCGCTCGAACTGACCGGCACCGACGGGCAGCCGTTCGACCTGCGCGCCCGCACCGCCGGGCTGGTGACGCTGCTGTACTTCGGCTACACGCACTGCCCGGACGTCTGCCCGACGACGATGGCCGACCTCGCCGCCGCGCTGGGCGCGCTCGACCCGGCGGTACGCGGCCAGGTCCGCGTCGTCTTCGTCAGCACCGACCCAGCCCGCGACACGCCGGCCGTGCTCGCCAGCTGGCTGCACCACTTCGACCCCGGGTTCGGCTTCTACGGCCTGACCGGCCCGTTCCCGGAGATCCAGGCGACGGCACGCACGCTCGGCGTCGGGGTCCCACCGCCGACCGCACGCGCGGACGGCGCGATGACGCAGAACCACGGCGCCGACGTGCTGGCGTTCGGCCGCGACGGCGGCCTGGCGCTGCGCTACCCGCCGGGCACCCAGATCACCGACTACATCCACGACCTGCCGGTCCTGGTGCGCACGGGAGCGCCGCGGTGAGCCGTCAGCTGCTGGTGGGTGGCGCGCCGCCGCACTGGGGGCGAGTGGCCTCGACCCTGCTGCGCGTCGGGCTGGGCGTGCTGTGGCTGGTCGCCGGGTCCCTGAAGGCCGGCGACGCGGACGGGATGGTCCGCTCGGTGCGGGCGTTCCGGATCCTGCCGGAGGCGCTGGTCCATCCCGTCGCGTACGCGGTGCCGTTCGTGGAGATCGCGCTCGGCGTCCTGCTCCTGCTGGGCCTGGCCGTGCGAGCCGGCGCACTGCTGTCCTGCCTGCTACTGGCCGTCTACATCGGGGCGATCGCGTCCGCCGCCGCCCGCGGGCTGCACATCGAGTGTGGCTGCTTCTCGAAGGGCGGCGACCTCGCGAAGAACGCGCCGACCCATTACACATCGGAGCTGGTCCGTGACAGCTTGCTTCTGTTGGCCAGTGTGCTGCTGACGGTCTGGCCCCACGGCTACCTGACGCTGGACCGCCTGTTGTTCGGCCCGGCCGCGGACGACCGGCCCGCGGCCTCCAGTGATCTCGACGACGACTGGGACGACGCCTCGTGGGACGACGACGACCGGGGTGACGGCCGTCGGGGCGACGGTCACGACACCGACGACAGCCGCGACGGCGGGGACTGGCAGGACGGGTACCGGGCGCGGGCGGGAGACCGGCCGCGGTCTGGGGACAGGGCGGGACGAATGAGGCGTGAGCGATGAGCACAGGCGCGGGACGCGGATCCGGCCGAGGCAACGGCCCGGGCGCGGGCCGCTCCGGCGGCGGGGTCGACACCGGCCCCCGGCCGGACCGGGACCCGCGCGGGGCGGCGCGCCGTGAGCGGGCCGCCGCGGCCAGGGCACAGGCCGCGGCGCGGGAGCGGCGGCGCAAGCAGATGATCGTGTTCGCCTCGGTACTGGGCATCATCATCGTCGCCGCCGTGATCGGCATCGTCGTGCAGAACTCCCGCCAGCACTCGAAACCGGTCGTCCTTCCGGCCACGGCGACCGGCCAGGACAACGGCATCGTCGTCGGCAGGGCGGCCGCCCCGGTCACGGTCGACTTCTACGAGGACTTCCAGTGCCCGGTCTGCCGGCAGTTCGAGACCACCACCGGCCCGACGGTGCGGTCACTCATCGACGCCGGGAAGATCAAGACCGTGTACCACATGATGTCGTTCATCGGGCCTGACTCGGTCCGCGCCGCCAACGCGGGCGCCGCCGCGGCCGATGCCGGGAAGTTCGAGGACTACCACACGGTGCTGTTCGCCAACCAGCCCACCGAGAACTCCGGCGGCTTCAGCAACGACAAGCTCATCCAGCTCGGCTCGCAGGTGGGTCTGACGTCGCCCGCCTTCACCGGCGCGGTGAAGTCGGGCAAGTTCGATGGCTACGTCGCCAAGGTCGCGGACAGCGCGTCCAGGCGGGGGGTGACCGGCACACCGACCGTGATGGTCGACGGCAAGACGCTGTCCCAGGACCAGTTGCTCCCCGACCCGTTCAAGGCCGCGGTCAACGCCGCCGGCTGACACGGTCGCCCACGATCGCGGTCTGCGCCCTCCGGTGGTCTGAAAAGGTCCTGAAGACGACAACCAGAGGGCCCAAACGACGATCAGGGGCGAGAGGCTGGCCGGGCCGCCGTCCGACCTCGCCCGCGTCCGTCCTCGGGCCGATGAGAGATGCTGCTCCACGTGGTCGCGCCGACAGGCGGCGCGCCTGGTCAGGGCAGGTCCGGTGACAGTCCGGACCGGGGGAACTCGGCGGGATCGCGTCGACATCTGCCGGGTCCGATCGGGCCTGCCGGGTGCCGCCGCCGGCCCGGCCCAGGCAGATCCTTTCCCGCTCGACCCGCAGGACCCGACCGCGCTCGGCGTCGGGGCGGCCCCTGCGCGGCCGGGCGGCAGACGCCCAGGAGTTCGTGTTGTCCGTGACCAGGCTCGATGTGCCCACCGACGACGGTGTGATGGACGTCCACCTGCACCTTCCGGCCGGGCATCCGGCCGACGACGGCCCCGCGCTGCCCACTGTGATCATGTACCCGGACGCGTTCGGCGTTCGGCCGGCGACGGACGACATGGCCCAGCGGCTGGCCGATCTCGGCTACGCGGTGGCGCTGCCGAACGTCCACTTCCGCACCCGGGACGCCCTCCCGTTCGACCCGAAGACCGCGTTCTCCGACCCGGCGGAGCGGGCCAAGCTGGGGCAGGTCATGACGGTGGCCAACGCCGGCGCCATGGCCGCCACCGGCGCGCTGCTGGCGGCGCTGGCCCACGTGCCGGCGGCGAACGCCGACAAGGTCGGCACCACCGGCTACTGCATGGGCGGGCGGCTGTCGTTTCTCGCGGCCGGCACGTTCCCGGACCGGGTCGCCGCCGCAGCGTCGTTCCACGGCGGCCGGCTCGCCGTCGCGGACGACCCGGCGAGCCCGCACACCCAGGCCGACCGGATTCAGGCGAGGCTGTACTTCGGGGTGGCGGACGAGGACGGCTCCTGCACCCCCGAGGACCAGGCCCGGCTCGCGGCCGCGCTGGACCAGGCGAAGGTCGACTACCGGCTGGAGCTCTACCCCGGCGCCCGGCACGGCTTCGCGGTCACGGACCACCCCGGCGTCTACGACGAGAAGGCCGCGGAACGCCACTGGGAGCACACCGCCGAACTCTTCGACGCCGTACTGAAGGCGTAGCACCTCGCCCGTGCCCGGCCGGCGTGGCGCCCCGGACCCGGCCGGCGGGTCAGGCCGCGGTGAGCCCCAGCTCGCGGATCAGTTTGGCGACGTGGCCGGTCGCCTTCACGTTGTAGAGCACCTTCTCCAGGGTGCCGTCGGCCCCGACGACGAAAGTCGAGCGGATCACGCCGGTGGTCACCTTGCCGTACATCATTTTCTCGCCGTAGGCGCCGTACGCGGTCAGCACCGCGCGATCGGGGTCGGACAACAGCGGGAAGGTGAGGCCCTCGTTGTCACGGAACTTCACCAGCGCCGCGGGCTTGTCCGGGGAGACGCCCAGCACGTCGATGCCGGCGTCGTTCAGCTGGGCGAGGCTGTCCCGGAAGTCGCAGGCCTGCTTGGTGCAGCCGGGCGTGCTCGCGCGCGGGTAGAAGTAGACGACGACCCGCCGGCCCCGGTACGAGGCCAACGACACGTCCTTGCCGTCCGCGTCCGGGAGCGTGAAGCCGGGGGCAACGTCGCCCGCGGCCAGGCGAGCCGAGAAGTCGGTCATGGTCGGAAACCTAGCGCCGTGCCGCCGGAACCACCAGACCGCGTCCCGCCACGGCCTGCCTGGGCGCGACCGCACCTGCCGGGAAATGGCTCGAGACTGTCACAGGTCGACGGCACGATGCCGGCATGACGTGGACTGCCCCCAAGGTCAACCGCCGGGACGAGCCAGGCATCGCGGGTGAGCGCGAGATGCTCGAGAGCTGGCTCGACTACCACCGCGAGACGCTGCTGCTCAAGTGCGCGGGCCTGACAGCCGAGCAGCTGCGCGAGCGCGCGGTACCTCCGTCGTCGCTGTCGCTGCTGGGCCTCGTCCGGCACCTGGCCGACGTGGAACGTTCCTGGTTTCGCCGCAGACTCGACCAGCAGGACGTCGAGTACCGCTTCATCAGGGAGGACAACGAGAACTCCGACTTCGACGACGTCGACACGGCGGACCCCGACGAGGCGTTCACGGCCTTCACGACGGAGGTCGAGACCTGCCGCGCCGTGGCGGCCACGCATGGCCTGGAGGACACCTTCGTGGACCGGCGCGGCCAGCGGCTCAGCCTGCGCTGGGTCTACGTCCACCTGATCGAGGAGTACGCCCGCCACAACGGCCACGCCGACCTGCTCCGCGAGCGCCTCGACGGCTCCGTCGGCGACTGACGGCCAGCGGCCGGATAGCCGTCGGCCTGCCCGGTCGCACGGCCGCGTCAGCCCGGGGCCAGCAGGCCCCGCAGGATGGCCGCCTGGCCGGCGTGCTGGAGATCGTCGGCGATCACGCTGACGAGGCGGACGGCGAGGGTGACTGGAGGATCCCAGCGGGTGTCGACCACGCGGTCGAGGTCCTGGTCGCCGAGCGTGGCGACGTAGCGCAGGGTCGCGGCGTGGACGGCGTTGTAGTAGGCGGTCAGCAGGCCGGGGTCGCTGACCCGGACGCTGTCGACCTGGTCCGACGTGTGGCCGTATCCATGTGACTCCGCCGGCAGCGGCAGGCCGAACCGGTCCACCCAGCCGGCCGCGGTCCAGACCTGCTCGGTCCCGGCGACGTCGGCCACGTGGTCATCCTGCACCCGGGCCAGGTGCCAGACCAGCCAGGTGATCGAGTTGGCCCGCCCCAGCGGGCGGTGGTTCAGCTGCTCTGCGGTCAGCCCCGCCACGGCCTCATGGACCGCCTCCTGAACCCGTCCGAAGCCGTCCGTCAACAGGTCAGCGGTGGTCACCATGGCCGCGTGTCTCCCGTCGCCCGGCGCACCGGTCCCGACAACCTCGCGCCGCCTCGCGGTCCCGGACCGGCCCGCCACCGCCCGCACCCGGCCGGCGTTCCCTGTCTACCGCCGGCCGGGTGCCGACGGGCGACCGGGCGGTGAAACGGGCCGCGGCCGGTCGGTGGCCGGCCGCGCCAGCGCACCGCTTAGACCTCGGTGGCGAAGGTGGCGGCCCATTCGTTGACCCGGGCGATGTAGGTCCGGGTCTCGGCGAAGTCCGGTATGCCGCCGGCCGCCTGGACGGCCGACGGGCCCGCGTTGTAGGCGGCCAGCACGAGGGCGACCCGGTCCCCGGGCAGGTGGCCGACGAGCGCGGCGAGGTGCTGCTCGTAGCGGGCGGCCGACGGGATCGCGTCGAGCGGGTCGAGCGGGTCGGCCACGCCGTCGCCGTCGCCATCGATGCCGAACTCGGCCCAGGTCTTCGGAAGGAACTGCATCATCCCGACGGCGCCCGCGTGGGACACCACCGAGGAGTCGAAGCGGCTCTCCACCCGAGCCTGGGCCGCGAGCTGGGCGGCCGAGAGCAGTCCGTACGTGGT contains the following coding sequences:
- a CDS encoding ATP-binding protein; amino-acid sequence: MADDLTARFDLLADTSAAGQARRLVSNLLAAWNRAEDADVARLLISEVVTNAVRFAGRLTALQLALVAHPDRIRFFVGDGSPLHPVLRTVHPSDESGRGIHLVATLASAWGVVHPPAEEGHGNQEGHGKQVWFELCTGGPTVSRTGVPASQEA
- a CDS encoding glutathione peroxidase, giving the protein MSDSLDLAVGTLGGEPATFGGLTGGRVALVVNVASRCGLTPQYTGLEALHEELAGRGFTVLGFPCNQFMGQESGTPDEIAEFCSAAYGVTFPLTEKVEVNGPGRHPIYQVLTETADSAGAAGDITWNFEKFVVGADGRVLGRFRPGVEPADPELRATIEQALNG
- a CDS encoding lysylphosphatidylglycerol synthase transmembrane domain-containing protein, with translation MLAADATGATTLPTSPAGLPLLGRGSRDGGDAARDRAPTSLGDRALAATELDFGARSALRPPRRRTVLLAVVLGVPLAVLAVQFRAEVEHQLADIPAPSWPWLPLCGLGTVLYYVSNGVALRAGSGLPVGVRVATGVQFAAAAANRIIPAGLGAIAINLRFLERRGLPRSAGVATIASIRVVCGLVHIAALVCVAGLLGDSRMTAALTGPLRDTMSSVGLGPVCIGVGAVLAVLVVVLTRHRVRDRLRGPLATFRAHLSGLAHSPGRAAALSGSLAGTKVAQVIALTASERAFGGNVSVLSVAAVYLVGSAVAGAAPTAGNVGAIEPALAIGLTAAGGPAAAMVTAVLVFRLITYWLPVAPGVIALTALRRRGDL
- a CDS encoding histidine phosphatase family protein encodes the protein MSLDSHGRVPAGRIVLIRHGETEWSRSGRHTGRTDIPLTPDGERRAAALLPALRGFRFALVATSPRTRAISTADLAGLIAAPMGGGWAGHVGGRAGHGQDGVDGVRPPTADVAAREVWPDLAEWDYGDLEGLTTPRIRESQPGWTIWTGRVPGGETAAAIAARADAVLARALPLLRDGDVALVGHGHMSRVLVARWLGMDAARGASFLVEPASLTILGHERETRVLGSLNLHPSAPDAGLDAVQPGTAARAL
- a CDS encoding DUF3618 domain-containing protein, with the protein product MPQDPATIQRQIEETRAELAETIDAIAELVHPRRVAERAGEQARAKLAELRARAGHHGRPLELAADAPAAGAGLAAARPSGAQGSTGGSRTVRWGRVALAVGATMLLVVGTTRRRRRRHRA
- a CDS encoding SCO family protein, with the protein product MVTTSPADVAVRRAARVRPPAARTAPVAAIALTALFAAAACADHTPGMKAAIIDDRRGDGMHGISPTTRVPMPPLELTGTDGQPFDLRARTAGLVTLLYFGYTHCPDVCPTTMADLAAALGALDPAVRGQVRVVFVSTDPARDTPAVLASWLHHFDPGFGFYGLTGPFPEIQATARTLGVGVPPPTARADGAMTQNHGADVLAFGRDGGLALRYPPGTQITDYIHDLPVLVRTGAPR
- a CDS encoding MauE/DoxX family redox-associated membrane protein is translated as MSRQLLVGGAPPHWGRVASTLLRVGLGVLWLVAGSLKAGDADGMVRSVRAFRILPEALVHPVAYAVPFVEIALGVLLLLGLAVRAGALLSCLLLAVYIGAIASAAARGLHIECGCFSKGGDLAKNAPTHYTSELVRDSLLLLASVLLTVWPHGYLTLDRLLFGPAADDRPAASSDLDDDWDDASWDDDDRGDGRRGDGHDTDDSRDGGDWQDGYRARAGDRPRSGDRAGRMRRER
- a CDS encoding thioredoxin domain-containing protein produces the protein MSTGAGRGSGRGNGPGAGRSGGGVDTGPRPDRDPRGAARRERAAAARAQAAARERRRKQMIVFASVLGIIIVAAVIGIVVQNSRQHSKPVVLPATATGQDNGIVVGRAAAPVTVDFYEDFQCPVCRQFETTTGPTVRSLIDAGKIKTVYHMMSFIGPDSVRAANAGAAAADAGKFEDYHTVLFANQPTENSGGFSNDKLIQLGSQVGLTSPAFTGAVKSGKFDGYVAKVADSASRRGVTGTPTVMVDGKTLSQDQLLPDPFKAAVNAAG
- a CDS encoding dienelactone hydrolase family protein; its protein translation is MTRLDVPTDDGVMDVHLHLPAGHPADDGPALPTVIMYPDAFGVRPATDDMAQRLADLGYAVALPNVHFRTRDALPFDPKTAFSDPAERAKLGQVMTVANAGAMAATGALLAALAHVPAANADKVGTTGYCMGGRLSFLAAGTFPDRVAAAASFHGGRLAVADDPASPHTQADRIQARLYFGVADEDGSCTPEDQARLAAALDQAKVDYRLELYPGARHGFAVTDHPGVYDEKAAERHWEHTAELFDAVLKA
- the bcp gene encoding thioredoxin-dependent thiol peroxidase — its product is MTDFSARLAAGDVAPGFTLPDADGKDVSLASYRGRRVVVYFYPRASTPGCTKQACDFRDSLAQLNDAGIDVLGVSPDKPAALVKFRDNEGLTFPLLSDPDRAVLTAYGAYGEKMMYGKVTTGVIRSTFVVGADGTLEKVLYNVKATGHVAKLIRELGLTAA
- a CDS encoding DinB family protein, producing the protein MTWTAPKVNRRDEPGIAGEREMLESWLDYHRETLLLKCAGLTAEQLRERAVPPSSLSLLGLVRHLADVERSWFRRRLDQQDVEYRFIREDNENSDFDDVDTADPDEAFTAFTTEVETCRAVAATHGLEDTFVDRRGQRLSLRWVYVHLIEEYARHNGHADLLRERLDGSVGD
- a CDS encoding DUF664 domain-containing protein, which gives rise to MVTTADLLTDGFGRVQEAVHEAVAGLTAEQLNHRPLGRANSITWLVWHLARVQDDHVADVAGTEQVWTAAGWVDRFGLPLPAESHGYGHTSDQVDSVRVSDPGLLTAYYNAVHAATLRYVATLGDQDLDRVVDTRWDPPVTLAVRLVSVIADDLQHAGQAAILRGLLAPG
- a CDS encoding lytic transglycosylase domain-containing protein, with amino-acid sequence MSRQRTRQSPVLVAGLVTVVAALLGACSQVLPMRSSSLIPTDLIPAFRAAATTYGLLSAAQLAAQARVESRFDSSVVSHAGAVGMMQFLPKTWAEFGIDGDGDGVADPLDPLDAIPSAARYEQHLAALVGHLPGDRVALVLAAYNAGPSAVQAAGGIPDFAETRTYIARVNEWAATFATEV